The Apium graveolens cultivar Ventura chromosome 6, ASM990537v1, whole genome shotgun sequence genome contains a region encoding:
- the LOC141667946 gene encoding sucrose-phosphatase 1-like isoform X3 translates to MDRLHGPARLMIVSDLDQTMVDHNDCENLSLLRFNALWEAEYRQDSLLVFSSGRSFISYEHLRDKKPLLSPDITVMSVGTEIAYGESMVPDDDWKQSLDKNWNRDIVLEETSKFPELTPQLDAKTIYSGGEALDVLPEGAGKGRALSYLLNKFKVEGKRPNNILVCGDSGNDAELFSVPEVHGVMVSNAMEELLQWREENAKSNSKILLATERGAAGIIQAIGNFGLGSSISPRDRVDLSEFGSKTLHPDHEIVMFYLFYEKWRKAEVEKTEQSLHKLKSLCHSMAIFVHPSGVKRPLKHSIDDVVMLHGDKKGKPFSVWVDQVYSAEIASNTWLVKFYKWELCDEEKYCCLTTVLLSLKTEEPDGLMWLHMHQTWLEGRGTKESSTWLL, encoded by the exons ATGGATCGGCTACATGGTCCTGCACGCCTCATGATAGTTTCAGATCTTGACCAGACAATG GTAGATCATAATGATTGTGAGAACCTCTCTCTTCTTCGGTTTAATGCCTTGTGGGAAGCTGAATATCGTCAGGATTCTTTGCTTGTATTTTCAAGTGGAAGGTCATTTATAAGTTATGAGCACTTGCGTGATAAAAAACCCTTGTTATCACCAGATATAACTGTTATGTCTGTTGGAACTGAGATTGCATATGGAGAGTCAATGGTACCAGACGATGATTGGAAACAATCATTGGATAAGAACTGGAACCGAGACATAGTCCTCGAGGAAACATCAAAATTTCCCGAGCTTACTCCTCAG CTAGATGCTAAGACTATATATAGTGGAGGGGAGGCTTTGGATGTGCTTCCAGAAGGTGCTGGTAAAGGACGAGCTCTTTCATATTTGCTGAATAAATTCAAAGTGGAGGGGAAACGACCTAACAATATTCTTGTTTGCGGTGACTCTGGAAATGATGCTGAACTTTTTAGCGTTCCTGAAGTCCACGGAGTGATG GTCAGTAATGCAATGGAAGAGTTGTTGCAGTGGCGCGAAGAGAATGCCAAAAGCAATTCTAAAATACTTCTTGCCACGGAAAGAGGTGCAGCTGGCATCATACAAGCTATTGGTAATTTTGGATTGGGCTCAAGCATATCTCCACGAGACAGAGTAGACCTTTCTGAATTCGGAAGTAAAACATTGCATCCAGACCATGAGATAGTTATGTTTTACTTGTTCTACGAGAAATGGAGGAAAGCTGAAGTAGAAAAAACTGAGCAATCATTACACAAACTGAAATCTCTCTGT CATTCAATGGCTATCTTTGTTCATCCATCTGGAGTCAAACGACCTCTTAAGCATAGTATAGATGATGTGGTCATGTTACATGGAGACAAGAAGGGAAAACCATTCTCGGTGTGGGTCGATCAGGTTTATTCAGCTGAGATTGCTTCAAACACATGGTTGGTAAAGTTCTACAAGTGGGAGCTCTGTG ATGAGGAGAAATACTGCTGTTTGACAACAGTTCTACTGAGCTTGAAG ACTGAAGAACCGGATGGTTTAATGTGGCTGCACATGCACCAGACGTGGCTGGAAGGTCGAGGAACAAAAGAATCTTCAACATGGCTGTTATAG
- the LOC141667946 gene encoding sucrose-phosphatase 1-like isoform X2 codes for MDRLHGPARLMIVSDLDQTMVDHNDCENLSLLRFNALWEAEYRQDSLLVFSSGRSFISYEHLRDKKPLLSPDITVMSVGTEIAYGESMVPDDDWKQSLDKNWNRDIVLEETSKFPELTPQSEQSQRPHKVSFFLKKDEAEKLDAKTIYSGGEALDVLPEGAGKGRALSYLLNKFKVEGKRPNNILVCGDSGNDAELFSVPEVHGVMVSNAMEELLQWREENAKSNSKILLATERGAAGIIQAIGNFGLGSSISPRDRVDLSEFGSKTLHPDHEIVMFYLFYEKWRKAEVEKTEQSLHKLKSLCHSMAIFVHPSGVKRPLKHSIDDVVMLHGDKKGKPFSVWVDQVYSAEIASNTWLVKFYKWELCDEEKYCCLTTVLLSLKTEEPDGLMWLHMHQTWLEGRGTKESSTWLL; via the exons ATGGATCGGCTACATGGTCCTGCACGCCTCATGATAGTTTCAGATCTTGACCAGACAATG GTAGATCATAATGATTGTGAGAACCTCTCTCTTCTTCGGTTTAATGCCTTGTGGGAAGCTGAATATCGTCAGGATTCTTTGCTTGTATTTTCAAGTGGAAGGTCATTTATAAGTTATGAGCACTTGCGTGATAAAAAACCCTTGTTATCACCAGATATAACTGTTATGTCTGTTGGAACTGAGATTGCATATGGAGAGTCAATGGTACCAGACGATGATTGGAAACAATCATTGGATAAGAACTGGAACCGAGACATAGTCCTCGAGGAAACATCAAAATTTCCCGAGCTTACTCCTCAG TCGGAACAAAGTCAGCGTCCTCACAAAGTTAGCTTTTTCCTCAAGAAAGATGAGGCTGAGAAA CTAGATGCTAAGACTATATATAGTGGAGGGGAGGCTTTGGATGTGCTTCCAGAAGGTGCTGGTAAAGGACGAGCTCTTTCATATTTGCTGAATAAATTCAAAGTGGAGGGGAAACGACCTAACAATATTCTTGTTTGCGGTGACTCTGGAAATGATGCTGAACTTTTTAGCGTTCCTGAAGTCCACGGAGTGATG GTCAGTAATGCAATGGAAGAGTTGTTGCAGTGGCGCGAAGAGAATGCCAAAAGCAATTCTAAAATACTTCTTGCCACGGAAAGAGGTGCAGCTGGCATCATACAAGCTATTGGTAATTTTGGATTGGGCTCAAGCATATCTCCACGAGACAGAGTAGACCTTTCTGAATTCGGAAGTAAAACATTGCATCCAGACCATGAGATAGTTATGTTTTACTTGTTCTACGAGAAATGGAGGAAAGCTGAAGTAGAAAAAACTGAGCAATCATTACACAAACTGAAATCTCTCTGT CATTCAATGGCTATCTTTGTTCATCCATCTGGAGTCAAACGACCTCTTAAGCATAGTATAGATGATGTGGTCATGTTACATGGAGACAAGAAGGGAAAACCATTCTCGGTGTGGGTCGATCAGGTTTATTCAGCTGAGATTGCTTCAAACACATGGTTGGTAAAGTTCTACAAGTGGGAGCTCTGTG ATGAGGAGAAATACTGCTGTTTGACAACAGTTCTACTGAGCTTGAAG ACTGAAGAACCGGATGGTTTAATGTGGCTGCACATGCACCAGACGTGGCTGGAAGGTCGAGGAACAAAAGAATCTTCAACATGGCTGTTATAG
- the LOC141667946 gene encoding sucrose-phosphatase 1-like isoform X1 — protein MDRLHGPARLMIVSDLDQTMVDHNDCENLSLLRFNALWEAEYRQDSLLVFSSGRSFISYEHLRDKKPLLSPDITVMSVGTEIAYGESMVPDDDWKQSLDKNWNRDIVLEETSKFPELTPQSEQSQRPHKVSFFLKKDEAEKVIKAVTERLKARGLDAKTIYSGGEALDVLPEGAGKGRALSYLLNKFKVEGKRPNNILVCGDSGNDAELFSVPEVHGVMVSNAMEELLQWREENAKSNSKILLATERGAAGIIQAIGNFGLGSSISPRDRVDLSEFGSKTLHPDHEIVMFYLFYEKWRKAEVEKTEQSLHKLKSLCHSMAIFVHPSGVKRPLKHSIDDVVMLHGDKKGKPFSVWVDQVYSAEIASNTWLVKFYKWELCDEEKYCCLTTVLLSLKTEEPDGLMWLHMHQTWLEGRGTKESSTWLL, from the exons ATGGATCGGCTACATGGTCCTGCACGCCTCATGATAGTTTCAGATCTTGACCAGACAATG GTAGATCATAATGATTGTGAGAACCTCTCTCTTCTTCGGTTTAATGCCTTGTGGGAAGCTGAATATCGTCAGGATTCTTTGCTTGTATTTTCAAGTGGAAGGTCATTTATAAGTTATGAGCACTTGCGTGATAAAAAACCCTTGTTATCACCAGATATAACTGTTATGTCTGTTGGAACTGAGATTGCATATGGAGAGTCAATGGTACCAGACGATGATTGGAAACAATCATTGGATAAGAACTGGAACCGAGACATAGTCCTCGAGGAAACATCAAAATTTCCCGAGCTTACTCCTCAG TCGGAACAAAGTCAGCGTCCTCACAAAGTTAGCTTTTTCCTCAAGAAAGATGAGGCTGAGAAAGTAATCAAGGCTGTCACTGAGCGTCTGAAAGCACGTGGG CTAGATGCTAAGACTATATATAGTGGAGGGGAGGCTTTGGATGTGCTTCCAGAAGGTGCTGGTAAAGGACGAGCTCTTTCATATTTGCTGAATAAATTCAAAGTGGAGGGGAAACGACCTAACAATATTCTTGTTTGCGGTGACTCTGGAAATGATGCTGAACTTTTTAGCGTTCCTGAAGTCCACGGAGTGATG GTCAGTAATGCAATGGAAGAGTTGTTGCAGTGGCGCGAAGAGAATGCCAAAAGCAATTCTAAAATACTTCTTGCCACGGAAAGAGGTGCAGCTGGCATCATACAAGCTATTGGTAATTTTGGATTGGGCTCAAGCATATCTCCACGAGACAGAGTAGACCTTTCTGAATTCGGAAGTAAAACATTGCATCCAGACCATGAGATAGTTATGTTTTACTTGTTCTACGAGAAATGGAGGAAAGCTGAAGTAGAAAAAACTGAGCAATCATTACACAAACTGAAATCTCTCTGT CATTCAATGGCTATCTTTGTTCATCCATCTGGAGTCAAACGACCTCTTAAGCATAGTATAGATGATGTGGTCATGTTACATGGAGACAAGAAGGGAAAACCATTCTCGGTGTGGGTCGATCAGGTTTATTCAGCTGAGATTGCTTCAAACACATGGTTGGTAAAGTTCTACAAGTGGGAGCTCTGTG ATGAGGAGAAATACTGCTGTTTGACAACAGTTCTACTGAGCTTGAAG ACTGAAGAACCGGATGGTTTAATGTGGCTGCACATGCACCAGACGTGGCTGGAAGGTCGAGGAACAAAAGAATCTTCAACATGGCTGTTATAG